The Geoglobus acetivorans genome window below encodes:
- a CDS encoding ribosome assembly factor SBDS has product MVSLEKAVIARLRKGGENFEVLVDPYLARDLKEGKEVNFDELVAAEEVFHDAKKGTRASVEDLQKVFGTSDITEIIRTIILEGDVQITAEQRKEMLEQKKRQVIEYIRRNAIDPRTNAPHTYSRIEAALEEARVNIDIFKPAEAQAREIVKALKPILPLKFEEVDVAIKIPPEYTGKAISALYNFGTVLREEWQKDGSWICVMRIPAGMQADLMDLLGRVAKGEALTKILSRR; this is encoded by the coding sequence ATGGTATCCTTAGAGAAGGCAGTGATTGCAAGGCTTCGAAAGGGCGGTGAAAACTTCGAAGTTCTTGTGGACCCATACCTTGCGAGAGATCTGAAAGAAGGCAAGGAAGTAAACTTTGATGAACTTGTGGCGGCTGAGGAGGTATTTCATGATGCAAAGAAGGGGACAAGGGCTTCAGTCGAAGATTTGCAAAAGGTCTTTGGCACATCCGATATAACTGAAATCATAAGGACGATAATTCTTGAGGGAGATGTTCAGATAACTGCAGAACAGAGAAAGGAGATGCTTGAACAGAAAAAAAGGCAGGTTATCGAGTACATCCGCAGGAATGCAATCGATCCGAGAACGAACGCCCCTCATACGTATTCGAGGATAGAGGCTGCTCTTGAGGAAGCAAGGGTAAATATAGACATTTTTAAACCTGCTGAGGCGCAGGCGAGGGAAATAGTTAAGGCTCTAAAGCCAATTCTACCTCTGAAATTTGAGGAAGTTGATGTAGCGATAAAGATTCCTCCTGAATATACGGGCAAGGCCATATCAGCTCTCTATAACTTTGGAACCGTTCTCAGAGAGGAGTGGCAAAAAGATGGGAGCTGGATATGTGTGATGAGAATTCCTGCAGGAATGCAGGCCGATTTAATGGATCTGCTTGGCAGGGTTGCAAAGGGGGAGGCGCTGACAAAAATACTGAGCCGGAGGTGA
- the rrp4 gene encoding exosome complex RNA-binding protein Rrp4, whose product MTRPIVLPGELLASNPKVAGAGTYVDKGKVYAKFLGLLDKSETSVRVIPLKGRYIPSVGDVVIGIVREVTSNGWAVDINSPYQGFLPAAENPEMRPNRKPNDILEIGDIIIAKVTNIDPKMKVTLTMKDRMCRAVRFGRIVPINPARVPRVIGKGGSMIKLFKTELGVQIIVGKNGLIWISGDRRKVNIVEEAIYIIESEAHTEGLTDRITEFVKRRKGELNGQ is encoded by the coding sequence ATGACAAGGCCCATAGTGTTGCCCGGAGAACTACTCGCATCAAATCCAAAGGTTGCGGGAGCCGGCACGTATGTTGATAAAGGAAAGGTTTATGCAAAATTTCTGGGATTGCTCGATAAATCGGAAACATCTGTAAGGGTAATCCCTCTGAAAGGCAGGTACATCCCATCTGTGGGGGATGTTGTTATTGGTATTGTTAGGGAGGTCACATCCAACGGATGGGCGGTGGATATAAATTCGCCTTACCAGGGGTTTTTACCCGCTGCGGAAAACCCCGAGATGAGACCAAACAGGAAACCTAACGATATCCTTGAGATAGGAGACATAATAATTGCCAAGGTCACCAATATTGATCCGAAAATGAAGGTCACACTCACAATGAAGGACAGAATGTGCAGGGCGGTCAGGTTTGGGAGGATAGTTCCAATAAACCCTGCAAGAGTGCCGAGAGTGATCGGAAAAGGAGGTAGCATGATCAAACTCTTCAAAACCGAACTTGGAGTTCAGATCATCGTTGGCAAGAATGGACTCATCTGGATAAGTGGTGACAGGAGGAAGGTAAATATTGTGGAGGAGGCAATATATATTATCGAGTCTGAGGCCCATACTGAGGGGCTTACAGATAGGATTACGGAGTTTGTTAAGAGGAGGAAAGGTGAATTAAATGGTCAGTGA
- the rrp41 gene encoding exosome complex exonuclease Rrp41, translating to MVSEDLNRLSGDIQLIVDGKRLDGRGFDELRPINIKVGVLKRADGSCYLEMGKNKVVAAVYGPREVHPRHLADPVKAVVRYRYSMAPFSVEERKRPGPDRRSIEISKVSREAIEAVVMKELFPRSGIDVFVEVLQADAGTRTACLNAASVALVDAGVPMRGLISSVAVAKVDDILVLDPMKEEDNYGQADIPFAFFIRNDKIESIALLQMDGRVSRDEFKQALEMAKKGAMEIYQMQKEAIKAKYMIESEEVNSDE from the coding sequence ATGGTCAGTGAGGATTTAAACAGGCTTAGTGGAGATATTCAGCTGATTGTTGATGGGAAGAGACTGGATGGCAGGGGTTTTGACGAACTCAGGCCAATAAACATCAAGGTCGGCGTTCTGAAAAGAGCCGACGGTTCGTGCTACCTTGAAATGGGTAAGAACAAGGTTGTTGCCGCAGTTTACGGACCGAGAGAGGTCCATCCGAGACATCTTGCCGATCCTGTCAAGGCTGTTGTGAGATACCGGTACAGCATGGCTCCGTTCAGTGTGGAGGAAAGAAAGAGACCCGGTCCTGACAGAAGGAGCATAGAGATATCAAAGGTGAGCAGGGAGGCCATAGAGGCGGTTGTAATGAAGGAGCTTTTCCCGAGAAGTGGGATAGATGTCTTTGTTGAGGTTCTTCAGGCGGATGCTGGAACAAGGACCGCATGCCTTAATGCAGCCAGCGTGGCTCTGGTTGATGCTGGCGTGCCAATGAGGGGGCTGATTTCGAGTGTTGCGGTTGCGAAGGTTGATGACATTCTCGTTTTAGACCCCATGAAAGAGGAAGACAATTACGGTCAGGCAGATATTCCCTTCGCTTTCTTCATCAGAAATGATAAAATTGAGTCCATTGCACTCCTGCAGATGGATGGCAGGGTGAGCAGAGACGAATTCAAGCAGGCCCTTGAAATGGCAAAGAAGGGGGCAATGGAGATTTATCAAATGCAGAAAGAGGCGATAAAGGCGAAGTACATGATTGAGAGTGAAGAGGTGAACAGCGATGAGTGA
- the rrp42 gene encoding exosome complex protein Rrp42, with protein MSEDILLDIKRDYILSKLRDGERIDGRAFDEYRDIEIETGLVEKAEGSALVKIGNTQVIVGVKMQPGEPFPDTPDKGIIITNAELVPLASPTFEPGPPDEHSIELARVVDRGIRESEAVDLSKLVIEEGEKVWMVFIDVWALDDDGNLMDASALGAIAALLNTTVPAERFEAGDDFPLPVRDLPVAVTTQIIGDYAVVDPCKDEENASKNFITVTTDSEDNIVAMQKSGSHLLDEDRLIEIVDTSIRKAKENRKLLKEV; from the coding sequence ATGAGTGAAGACATTTTGCTTGATATAAAACGGGATTACATCCTGAGCAAGCTTCGGGATGGAGAGAGGATTGATGGCAGGGCTTTTGATGAATACAGAGACATCGAGATTGAAACCGGACTCGTGGAGAAAGCCGAAGGATCAGCATTAGTCAAAATCGGAAACACTCAGGTTATTGTTGGCGTGAAAATGCAGCCTGGTGAACCCTTCCCCGACACACCCGATAAGGGCATCATAATCACGAATGCAGAACTTGTCCCCCTTGCATCACCCACGTTTGAGCCGGGACCTCCGGACGAGCATTCCATTGAGCTTGCGAGGGTTGTTGACAGAGGTATCAGGGAGAGCGAGGCAGTGGATCTGTCAAAGCTTGTGATCGAGGAAGGGGAGAAGGTGTGGATGGTCTTTATAGATGTCTGGGCTCTCGACGACGATGGCAATCTGATGGATGCCTCGGCTCTTGGAGCCATTGCAGCTCTACTTAATACAACGGTTCCTGCTGAGAGGTTTGAGGCTGGAGATGACTTCCCTCTTCCGGTCAGAGATTTGCCTGTAGCTGTAACAACCCAGATCATTGGTGATTATGCAGTGGTTGATCCGTGCAAGGATGAGGAAAATGCGTCGAAAAACTTTATAACCGTAACCACCGACAGCGAGGATAACATTGTGGCCATGCAGAAAAGCGGAAGCCATCTGCTTGATGAGGACAGGCTAATCGAAATTGTTGATACAAGCATAAGAAAAGCCAAGGAGAATAGAAAACTGCTCAAAGAGGTGTGA
- the rpl37A gene encoding 50S ribosomal protein L37Ae: MARTKKVKMAGRYGPRYGLRVRRTLIEIETAQRKKYVCKKCGKKAVKRVGTAIWECRSCGYKFAGGAYIPTSPSMKLVEQALSKGRSL, encoded by the coding sequence ATGGCGAGAACAAAAAAAGTTAAAATGGCTGGGAGGTACGGGCCAAGGTATGGCCTCAGAGTTAGAAGAACGCTCATTGAGATTGAAACTGCTCAGAGGAAGAAATACGTGTGCAAGAAGTGTGGAAAGAAGGCAGTGAAGAGAGTTGGTACTGCTATATGGGAGTGCAGAAGCTGCGGATACAAATTTGCGGGTGGAGCATACATACCGACATCACCTTCAATGAAACTTGTTGAACAGGCTCTGAGCAAGGGTAGAAGCCTATGA
- a CDS encoding DNA-directed RNA polymerase subunit P, producing the protein MSVFICVFCGSEVDIDLERNHIQCTKCGSRVVMKPKPPALKKRVKAI; encoded by the coding sequence ATGAGCGTTTTTATTTGTGTTTTCTGCGGGTCCGAAGTGGATATCGATCTGGAAAGAAATCACATCCAGTGCACGAAATGTGGCAGCAGGGTTGTAATGAAACCCAAGCCACCTGCATTGAAAAAGCGAGTAAAGGCAATATAA
- the aroC gene encoding chorismate synthase, with translation MTGNTFGRVFRVTTFGESHGYAVGCVVDGCPAGLSLGEEDINRELRRRRPGGRFASPRKEKDEAKIISGVFEDKTLGTPIAIIIENKDADSRAYEGIKDLARPGHADYTYFAKFGTRDWRGGGRASGRETAARVAGGAIAKKVLEKFGIRIYGYSGEIAGVKAEVDGEIEEIFEKAEKSEIRFPDAEKEEFALERIREAMREGESVGGIVEIVVRGVPAGLGEPVFMKADAYLAYALMSIPAVKGVEFGAGFESARMRGSESNDEMYVEKGQVGFYTNNAGGVLGGITTGQDLIIRLAVKPTPSISKIQKTVNLKTLENEEISVKGRHDPCIVPRAVVVAEAMTALAILDLMMLQGLVPRFL, from the coding sequence ATGACTGGAAACACGTTTGGTAGAGTGTTCAGGGTTACGACATTTGGTGAAAGCCACGGTTATGCTGTGGGTTGTGTTGTAGATGGATGTCCTGCAGGGTTGAGTCTCGGTGAAGAGGACATAAACCGGGAACTGAGGAGAAGAAGGCCAGGGGGCAGATTCGCATCGCCAAGAAAGGAGAAAGACGAGGCAAAAATAATTTCGGGGGTGTTTGAAGACAAAACTCTCGGAACCCCGATCGCAATCATCATAGAAAATAAAGACGCAGATTCCAGAGCATATGAGGGAATTAAAGACCTTGCAAGACCTGGTCATGCAGACTATACATACTTTGCAAAGTTTGGCACAAGAGACTGGAGAGGAGGGGGCAGGGCATCAGGGAGAGAGACTGCCGCAAGAGTTGCCGGAGGGGCGATAGCAAAAAAGGTTCTCGAAAAATTCGGAATTAGGATATATGGCTACTCCGGAGAAATTGCTGGAGTGAAAGCAGAGGTTGACGGTGAAATAGAGGAAATTTTTGAAAAAGCCGAGAAAAGTGAAATAAGATTCCCGGATGCTGAAAAGGAGGAGTTTGCTTTAGAGAGGATCCGGGAAGCAATGAGAGAAGGAGAAAGTGTCGGCGGGATTGTCGAAATCGTTGTCAGAGGAGTCCCCGCAGGACTCGGAGAGCCTGTGTTCATGAAGGCCGATGCGTACCTTGCATACGCACTGATGAGCATTCCCGCAGTCAAGGGTGTTGAGTTTGGAGCCGGCTTTGAATCAGCAAGAATGAGGGGAAGTGAATCCAACGATGAGATGTATGTGGAAAAAGGGCAAGTCGGATTCTACACGAACAATGCTGGTGGCGTTCTCGGTGGAATAACAACCGGTCAGGACCTGATCATACGGCTAGCAGTAAAACCAACTCCAAGCATTTCAAAAATTCAAAAGACAGTGAATCTCAAAACATTGGAAAACGAGGAAATATCCGTGAAAGGGAGGCACGATCCCTGCATAGTGCCAAGAGCGGTGGTTGTTGCAGAGGCGATGACAGCATTAGCAATCCTCGACCTCATGATGTTGCAGGGACTTGTGCCGAGATTTCTCTGA
- the aroA gene encoding 3-phosphoshikimate 1-carboxyvinyltransferase, whose amino-acid sequence MDIRISKSEIDGEITAPPSKSYTHRAFISSSLSPKSVVCNPLISGDTIATLISCKKMGADFVKKNRNIYFLGTETIKPGYYNTMNSGTTLRILLSLLSTTPHSSVVDGDESLRKRPNRELVSVLKKLGAKFYGNYDYSAPLRVRGKINPGYLEISGKSSQFVTSLLFALPLLEEESTLKVGKIKSRPYIDITLDVLERSNIRIEAEGSTFYIYPSEFRLKEFKIPPDYSSMSYLISAGLLAGKVVIENAIDSKQGDKRFLDVATEMGGTIKKRGNKITAENSELEAIEFDAGDTPDIVPTVAVLGAVARGTTIIYNAEHLRIKETDRIKTVVENLKRLGVEARETKDGMVIRGGSVRKGTVDSHGDHRIAMAFSLLGLVGQVTVRNAECVSISYPDYFEDLKKLGAGVETV is encoded by the coding sequence ATGGACATAAGAATATCGAAAAGTGAGATAGATGGAGAAATTACTGCCCCTCCATCAAAAAGCTACACGCATCGTGCCTTCATATCATCATCGCTTTCACCAAAATCTGTGGTCTGTAATCCACTCATATCAGGGGACACAATTGCAACACTGATATCCTGCAAAAAAATGGGGGCAGACTTTGTTAAAAAAAACAGAAACATCTACTTTCTCGGTACAGAAACCATTAAGCCAGGGTACTACAACACAATGAATTCAGGCACAACTCTGAGAATTTTACTGTCTCTGCTCTCAACAACCCCGCATAGCTCGGTTGTCGACGGAGACGAGTCTCTGAGAAAAAGACCAAACAGGGAGCTTGTTTCAGTGCTGAAAAAGCTCGGGGCAAAATTCTACGGAAATTATGATTACAGTGCCCCATTAAGGGTCAGAGGGAAAATCAATCCCGGCTATCTGGAAATTTCCGGGAAGAGTTCGCAGTTTGTAACATCACTTCTGTTTGCTCTTCCACTCCTCGAAGAAGAATCCACTCTGAAGGTGGGCAAAATCAAATCTCGGCCATACATCGATATAACACTGGACGTTCTGGAGCGGAGTAACATAAGAATAGAAGCAGAAGGTAGCACATTTTACATATATCCATCCGAATTCAGGCTTAAAGAGTTCAAAATTCCCCCGGATTACTCTTCGATGAGCTATCTGATCTCAGCAGGGCTTCTGGCCGGAAAGGTAGTTATTGAAAACGCAATCGACTCAAAACAGGGAGACAAAAGGTTCTTGGACGTTGCAACGGAAATGGGCGGTACAATCAAAAAGAGGGGCAATAAAATCACTGCCGAGAACTCTGAGCTTGAAGCAATCGAATTTGATGCAGGAGATACGCCCGATATTGTACCGACTGTTGCGGTTCTCGGTGCTGTGGCGAGAGGAACGACGATAATTTACAACGCAGAGCATCTCAGGATAAAGGAAACAGACAGAATAAAGACAGTAGTGGAGAACCTGAAGAGACTTGGTGTCGAAGCGAGAGAGACGAAAGACGGGATGGTAATCAGGGGTGGTAGTGTGAGGAAAGGCACTGTAGACAGCCATGGGGATCATAGAATTGCAATGGCATTTTCTTTGCTCGGTCTTGTAGGCCAGGTTACTGTGAGAAATGCTGAATGTGTGAGCATATCATATCCAGATTACTTCGAGGATTTGAAAAAACTCGGTGCAGGAGTTGAGACAGTATGA
- a CDS encoding MBL fold metallo-hydrolase — protein MSILRFSDDLYLIDLPQKLEGFRKFIGAWVYAGEECTFVVDPGPKSTIPHLVASLRDIGIRDVDYVLITHIHIDHAGGLGEFLRHFENAEVLVNERGKEHLINPEKLWRGSLKVLGKVAEHYGRIDPVPPERFVDSIDGIEVLYTPGHAVHHQSYIVGDYLFVGEAFGVTHEVWDDVYQRPATPPKFVHEIAMSSVKKLKSVGKKKACMGHFGMLENSLDVAEYAEKQLNLWTDAVFDAICCSSVDDFESVCRDVVHELLNKDPRFSNLEKLDADVRKREEYFTRNSIKGMYEYVKENRL, from the coding sequence ATGAGTATCCTTAGGTTTTCGGATGACCTTTACCTCATTGATCTCCCGCAGAAGCTTGAGGGATTCAGGAAGTTTATCGGTGCATGGGTGTATGCTGGGGAGGAGTGCACTTTTGTGGTAGATCCCGGACCCAAAAGCACGATCCCTCACCTTGTGGCGTCATTGAGGGACATCGGTATCCGGGATGTGGACTACGTTCTCATCACTCACATCCACATCGATCATGCTGGCGGGCTTGGAGAGTTTCTGAGACACTTTGAAAATGCAGAGGTGCTTGTTAACGAGAGGGGAAAAGAACACCTCATAAATCCGGAAAAACTCTGGCGTGGTAGCCTTAAGGTTCTGGGAAAGGTGGCTGAACATTATGGCAGAATTGATCCGGTCCCTCCTGAAAGGTTTGTGGACTCTATAGATGGCATTGAGGTTCTGTACACCCCTGGCCATGCCGTGCATCACCAAAGTTATATTGTCGGAGACTACCTTTTTGTCGGAGAGGCTTTTGGAGTAACTCATGAAGTATGGGACGACGTATACCAGAGGCCTGCAACTCCGCCGAAATTTGTTCATGAAATTGCCATGAGTTCAGTAAAAAAGCTGAAGTCCGTTGGAAAGAAAAAAGCATGTATGGGACACTTTGGAATGCTTGAAAACAGTCTTGATGTGGCAGAATATGCTGAAAAACAGCTGAATCTCTGGACAGATGCAGTTTTCGATGCCATTTGTTGTTCATCGGTTGATGATTTTGAGTCAGTCTGTAGAGATGTTGTGCATGAATTGCTTAATAAGGATCCCAGATTCTCTAATCTGGAAAAACTCGACGCCGATGTGAGAAAGCGGGAGGAATACTTCACAAGAAATTCCATCAAAGGTATGTACGAATATGTTAAAGAAAACAGATTATGA
- a CDS encoding 50S ribosomal protein L40e: MARFPEAEARLFNVKICMRCNARNPIKAKVCRKCGYKGLRPKSKERRGK; encoded by the coding sequence ATGGCAAGATTTCCAGAGGCTGAAGCCAGGCTCTTCAATGTCAAGATATGCATGAGGTGCAACGCAAGGAACCCAATAAAGGCGAAGGTCTGCAGGAAGTGCGGCTACAAGGGCCTGAGACCGAAGTCAAAGGAGAGGAGAGGGAAGTAA
- a CDS encoding DUF6345 domain-containing protein: protein MKLLWSILLAFVAFLLLPAATKASFTYSVTNIEQYDWLSDLYPYGTEIASKVRYWLGTKAGWTEKFYHKDSEVTKEDFGTSNIGYQGLDESDFHWHTGHGLWANYDIALSSYSPWNPWATVDSNDVRKKWDLENEWVVIQSCYVLGDPAWRDSLKYSHMIMGFSTVTYANSSFPETFFKYASIMIGQFLMHSKKQQYSLLAVMWKRWFTWIHRINFAIICMDRDM, encoded by the coding sequence ATGAAATTACTATGGAGTATTTTGTTAGCCTTTGTAGCGTTTCTATTACTTCCAGCAGCCACAAAAGCATCTTTTACATATTCAGTGACCAACATAGAGCAGTATGACTGGCTTTCAGATCTTTATCCGTATGGGACTGAAATTGCGAGTAAAGTGAGGTACTGGTTGGGTACTAAAGCTGGGTGGACTGAGAAATTCTATCACAAAGATTCTGAAGTTACAAAAGAAGACTTTGGAACTTCGAATATAGGTTATCAGGGATTAGATGAATCTGATTTTCATTGGCACACTGGACATGGTTTGTGGGCCAATTATGACATAGCTCTATCAAGTTACTCTCCATGGAATCCCTGGGCCACCGTTGATTCTAATGATGTCCGAAAGAAGTGGGATCTCGAGAATGAGTGGGTTGTAATACAAAGTTGTTATGTTTTAGGGGACCCTGCATGGAGAGATTCACTCAAATATTCACACATGATTATGGGATTCAGTACAGTAACGTATGCCAACTCCAGTTTTCCGGAGACGTTCTTTAAGTATGCATCGATTATGATTGGTCAATTTTTGATGCATTCAAAAAAGCAACAATACTCTCTTTTGGCAGTGATGTGGAAGCGGTGGTTTACGTGGATTCACAGGATCAACTTCGCGATCATTTGCATGGACAGGGATATGTAG
- a CDS encoding PIN domain-containing protein encodes MANDVLLAEYVRYTKAFDAENFLEFMRLRVIIVNPSDEEVEVCRQYFPENEVADAVHAATCLKTNAVLITNDKHFDPIKKAGLIDVWSISEAIRSLLKNIEE; translated from the coding sequence GTGGCAAATGACGTTTTGCTTGCAGAGTATGTAAGGTATACCAAGGCGTTTGATGCTGAGAATTTTCTTGAGTTTATGAGGCTCAGAGTTATTATCGTAAATCCTTCAGATGAGGAGGTCGAAGTGTGCAGGCAGTATTTTCCAGAAAATGAGGTTGCTGATGCAGTTCATGCTGCCACATGCCTTAAAACAAATGCAGTTCTCATTACAAACGACAAACACTTTGATCCGATCAAGAAGGCGGGCTTGATAGATGTATGGAGTATTTCAGAGGCGATCAGGAGTCTTTTAAAAAATATTGAGGAGTAG
- a CDS encoding AbrB/MazE/SpoVT family DNA-binding domain-containing protein, whose protein sequence is MPLAKIDEKGRILLPKEIRDRMNIKPGEEFLVADVDENAVILKRIDVRKMLENLIEKAKSIDLEKPEREIEEEGNRIAGRKHKISD, encoded by the coding sequence ATGCCATTGGCAAAAATTGACGAGAAGGGCAGAATTCTGCTGCCCAAAGAGATAAGAGACAGGATGAATATAAAACCGGGAGAGGAGTTTCTGGTGGCAGATGTGGATGAGAATGCAGTTATACTCAAAAGGATTGACGTTAGAAAGATGCTTGAGAATCTTATAGAAAAAGCAAAATCAATTGATCTGGAAAAGCCGGAAAGAGAAATAGAAGAGGAAGGGAACAGAATTGCAGGAAGAAAACACAAAATTTCTGATTGA
- a CDS encoding methyltransferase domain-containing protein has product MGILEKFEQFEGEGAGRYDRAVSKLSSLLYWHAIRDLKKLGVNGRYLEAGCGPGILAVRVARELGVEVVAFDLSVSMVEIARKRARDAGVNVRFMVGDVENDYFGEFDVVYSTFSLHHWNNPEKGLKNLWRMVKSGGVLYILDARKERFIGHGLSFDKFRSLFEGLENAEKIEVRKRFPLMASAVAVKGV; this is encoded by the coding sequence ATGGGCATTCTCGAAAAGTTCGAGCAGTTTGAGGGTGAGGGGGCCGGTAGATACGACAGGGCAGTGAGCAAACTTTCCTCGCTCCTCTACTGGCATGCGATCAGGGATCTGAAAAAACTGGGAGTGAATGGCAGATACCTTGAGGCTGGATGCGGGCCGGGAATTCTTGCAGTCAGGGTTGCGAGGGAGCTTGGAGTCGAGGTTGTTGCCTTCGACCTCTCGGTGAGCATGGTGGAGATTGCAAGGAAAAGGGCGAGAGATGCAGGCGTGAACGTCCGGTTCATGGTCGGAGACGTGGAGAACGACTACTTTGGCGAGTTTGACGTGGTTTATTCCACTTTCTCCCTCCATCACTGGAACAATCCGGAGAAGGGGCTGAAAAATCTGTGGAGGATGGTGAAGTCAGGGGGTGTGCTTTATATTCTGGATGCGAGAAAGGAGCGGTTTATCGGCCACGGTCTGAGTTTCGACAAGTTCAGGTCGCTTTTTGAGGGCCTTGAAAATGCTGAGAAAATTGAGGTCAGGAAGAGGTTTCCGCTGATGGCTTCTGCGGTCGCTGTGAAAGGAGTTTGA
- the rplJ gene encoding 50S ribosomal protein L16 yields the protein MARRPAKMWRRLERPYTRTEYIDGVPGIRLRQFEMGNKNAEFPVMLTLVAKESVQVRDTALEAARIAANKYIARRAGSSNYFLKVRIYPHHVLREHRMATGAGADRISQGMRRAFGKPVGRAARVFPGTRIISIWTKPEHFEVAKEALKRAGQKMPTPVSVVVEKGRELLKGKV from the coding sequence ATGGCAAGGAGACCAGCAAAGATGTGGAGAAGACTGGAGAGACCATACACGAGAACAGAGTACATTGACGGTGTGCCAGGAATAAGGCTCAGGCAGTTTGAGATGGGTAATAAAAATGCTGAATTCCCTGTCATGCTCACTCTTGTGGCAAAAGAGTCTGTTCAGGTTAGAGATACTGCTTTGGAGGCTGCGAGAATCGCTGCGAACAAGTACATTGCAAGGAGGGCAGGTTCAAGCAATTATTTCCTCAAGGTCAGGATTTACCCGCACCACGTGCTGAGGGAGCACAGAATGGCTACCGGAGCTGGAGCGGACAGAATTTCACAGGGTATGAGGAGAGCCTTCGGAAAACCGGTTGGCAGAGCGGCGAGAGTCTTCCCGGGAACAAGGATAATCAGCATCTGGACGAAGCCCGAGCATTTCGAGGTTGCAAAAGAGGCTTTGAAAAGAGCTGGACAGAAAATGCCAACTCCCGTGAGCGTGGTGGTAGAGAAAGGCAGGGAGCTTCTTAAAGGAAAGGTTTAA
- the ribB gene encoding 3,4-dihydroxy-2-butanone-4-phosphate synthase → MIEEAIDAFRKGRPVLIYDFDYREGETDIAIPAVEVRPEDVAMMRKDGGGLICVSIPFVAAEKLGLPFMHEILGASSTRFPDLEKLAHFDIKYDSRSSFSLWVNHRDTYTGITDIDRALTIRKIGEAVAAVEKGKEFDFGAEFRSPGHVAVLKASKGLVFERVGQTELSIAVAEMAGIVPAVTICEMLDEKTGKALPKTDAMKYAEERGIPFVEGKEIVEYYERLVKVKI, encoded by the coding sequence ATGATCGAGGAGGCAATAGATGCATTCAGGAAAGGAAGACCTGTGCTCATCTATGATTTTGACTACAGGGAGGGAGAGACGGACATAGCAATACCTGCAGTTGAGGTCAGGCCAGAGGATGTTGCCATGATGAGAAAAGACGGTGGAGGGCTTATATGTGTCTCAATCCCATTCGTTGCAGCAGAAAAGCTTGGATTGCCCTTCATGCACGAAATTCTTGGAGCTTCATCAACCAGATTTCCCGACCTTGAAAAACTCGCCCATTTTGACATAAAATATGATTCACGCTCATCATTCAGCCTGTGGGTAAACCACAGAGACACATACACCGGCATTACAGATATTGACAGAGCTTTGACAATAAGGAAGATTGGTGAGGCAGTTGCTGCTGTTGAAAAAGGGAAAGAATTCGACTTTGGTGCAGAGTTCAGGAGTCCGGGACATGTTGCAGTACTCAAAGCATCGAAAGGTCTGGTCTTCGAGAGAGTTGGCCAGACAGAGCTGAGCATTGCAGTGGCGGAGATGGCAGGCATAGTCCCCGCAGTCACAATATGTGAAATGCTTGACGAAAAGACCGGAAAAGCGCTTCCGAAAACTGATGCAATGAAATACGCAGAGGAGCGAGGAATACCATTTGTAGAGGGAAAAGAGATAGTGGAGTACTACGAAAGATTAGTTAAGGTAAAAATTTAA